In Litorimonas taeanensis, one DNA window encodes the following:
- a CDS encoding cysteine desulfurase family protein gives MSTSSRIYLDHNATSPARPEVIDAVSQAMRIVGNASAPHAHGRAARNLVSQAREALGLAMGVCAQDIYFTSGGTEGANTAIHSAVSAGCKRLLVSSLDHPASIRAAEDAGVKLEMVPSMRSGILDVAWLKDTLENWDVADGRPFVSTTAANSETGVIQPVEAIIDLVHEHNGLVLVDAVQALGKTSLLVQPDYMCVSAHKIGGPMGIGALYVSPDAPYSAFMQGGGQERRRRAGTINVAGASGFHAALKALQDITHIRFLRNTLEAGLKAMEPKLVIFGEEEDRLPNTSFFAVPDAANNTLMMNLDLHGVSVSTGMACSSGKVGASRAVTAMRRSDEAPKGAIRISLGYDSTQSDVDGFLGAWAKIRKLTSFVVSPDDACANIQEEKVG, from the coding sequence GTGAGCACGTCTTCCCGCATATATCTCGACCATAATGCCACAAGTCCTGCTCGGCCCGAAGTTATCGACGCTGTCTCACAGGCTATGCGTATTGTTGGTAATGCCTCAGCCCCGCATGCTCATGGCCGCGCTGCACGGAATTTGGTTTCCCAAGCTCGTGAGGCTCTCGGGCTTGCGATGGGCGTGTGTGCTCAAGATATTTACTTTACCTCTGGCGGTACAGAAGGGGCTAACACAGCGATTCACAGCGCAGTATCTGCTGGGTGTAAGAGGCTATTAGTGTCTTCGCTTGACCACCCAGCGTCAATACGGGCTGCAGAAGATGCAGGTGTCAAACTTGAAATGGTTCCTTCAATGCGGAGCGGCATTCTTGATGTGGCTTGGTTGAAGGATACACTTGAGAATTGGGATGTGGCTGACGGGCGACCATTTGTTTCGACAACGGCGGCCAATAGTGAAACAGGTGTTATTCAGCCTGTAGAGGCAATTATAGACCTTGTGCATGAGCACAACGGGCTTGTTTTAGTGGATGCTGTGCAGGCACTCGGCAAGACGTCGTTGTTAGTCCAGCCTGATTATATGTGTGTTTCTGCTCACAAAATTGGCGGCCCAATGGGTATTGGGGCTTTATATGTGTCCCCAGATGCGCCCTATTCAGCCTTTATGCAGGGTGGAGGACAAGAACGCCGCCGGCGGGCTGGAACCATAAATGTCGCTGGGGCCTCTGGTTTTCATGCGGCTTTGAAGGCCTTACAAGATATCACACACATCCGTTTTTTGCGTAATACGCTTGAGGCAGGTTTGAAAGCTATGGAGCCAAAACTGGTTATCTTTGGTGAGGAAGAAGACCGTCTGCCCAATACCAGTTTTTTTGCGGTGCCTGACGCGGCAAATAATACATTGATGATGAATCTCGACTTACACGGAGTTTCGGTTAGCACAGGTATGGCGTGTTCCTCTGGAAAGGTTGGAGCAAGTCGTGCCGTAACGGCCATGCGCCGAAGCGATGAAGCCCCGAAAGGCGCTATTCGAATTAGCCTCGGTTATGATTCTACACAATCCGATGTGGATGGGTTCCTCGGAGCATGGGCAAAAATTAGGAAATTAACGTCCTTCGTCGTTTCGCCAGATGATGCTTGTGCAAACATTCAAGAAGAGAAAGTAGGTTAA
- a CDS encoding Rrf2 family transcriptional regulator: MKLTAKGRYAVMAMADLAAQGEGARASLAEIGERQGISTAFLEQLFNKLRRADLVDSVRGAKGGYVLKVPADILTLDRIIHAVDIDIKAHSCTPSDRLGCTGKSDRCLTHNLWGALENHIGSFLSSITLLDVLLDNIELVSPIAVSSHSKMEAAQ; encoded by the coding sequence TTGAAACTTACCGCGAAAGGACGATATGCCGTAATGGCGATGGCAGACCTTGCCGCGCAAGGTGAGGGTGCGCGTGCCTCTTTAGCGGAAATTGGTGAGAGGCAAGGCATCTCGACTGCATTCCTTGAGCAACTTTTCAACAAATTGCGCCGCGCTGACCTCGTTGACAGTGTAAGAGGGGCGAAAGGCGGTTATGTATTAAAGGTTCCCGCAGATATCTTGACTTTGGACCGTATTATTCACGCCGTAGATATTGATATTAAGGCCCATAGTTGCACCCCAAGCGACCGTCTGGGCTGTACAGGGAAATCAGACCGTTGCTTGACGCATAATTTATGGGGAGCTCTTGAGAACCATATCGGGAGTTTTTTATCTTCAATTACTTTATTAGACGTGCTTCTGGATAATATTGAGCTGGTGTCGCCTATCGCAGTGTCATCACATTCGAAAATGGAGGCGGCGCAGTGA
- a CDS encoding SufS family cysteine desulfurase, whose product MTFDVQKIRNQFPILKREINGYPLAYLDNAASAQKPRAVIDALSNQMETSFANVHRGLHTLANETTEAFEGARGKVAKFLGAPAAENIVFTKGATEALNLAAYGLMHTIEEGDEIIVTQMEHHSNIVPWHFMRERLGAVLKFVPVLEDGALDLDAYKSMLSSKTKIVSVTYMSNVLGTVNPVKQMGEWAHAAGATFIVDGTQAAVHRKVNVVDLDCDLMCMTGHKLYGPTGIGALYGKFAILEKMQPFNGGGEMIEDVFEDRVTYNEAPHKFEAGTPPILEAIALGAAIDWFTQFDFDAVHQHEMAVYHHALDGLRDINAFRLLGDASEKGPVLAFNLVGAHAHDVAQILDKYGVAVRAGQHCTQPLMERFGIHSSARASFGIYNTLDEADRLVEAVKKATLFLS is encoded by the coding sequence ATGACTTTTGACGTTCAAAAAATACGCAACCAATTCCCGATATTGAAACGGGAGATCAATGGCTATCCTTTAGCTTATTTAGATAATGCAGCATCGGCGCAAAAACCACGTGCCGTGATTGATGCGTTGTCAAATCAAATGGAAACGTCTTTTGCCAATGTGCATCGTGGTTTGCATACACTCGCAAACGAGACGACAGAGGCATTTGAGGGCGCACGCGGCAAGGTCGCAAAATTCCTCGGCGCGCCTGCCGCTGAAAATATTGTCTTTACAAAGGGTGCAACTGAGGCGCTAAACCTTGCGGCTTATGGGTTGATGCACACAATTGAAGAAGGCGACGAGATTATCGTCACTCAGATGGAGCATCATTCTAATATTGTGCCTTGGCACTTTATGCGGGAACGCTTAGGTGCGGTGTTGAAATTTGTACCCGTGTTAGAAGATGGTGCTCTCGATTTGGATGCATATAAATCTATGCTGTCGAGTAAGACAAAAATCGTTTCTGTAACTTACATGTCAAATGTTTTGGGGACAGTAAACCCCGTGAAACAAATGGGTGAATGGGCCCATGCCGCGGGGGCAACCTTTATCGTGGATGGCACGCAAGCGGCCGTTCATCGCAAAGTCAATGTTGTCGATTTGGATTGTGACCTTATGTGTATGACGGGACATAAACTCTATGGCCCTACAGGCATTGGGGCGCTTTATGGAAAATTCGCGATATTGGAAAAGATGCAGCCTTTTAACGGCGGCGGCGAAATGATCGAAGATGTTTTTGAGGATCGCGTCACCTATAATGAGGCCCCGCATAAATTTGAAGCGGGAACGCCGCCCATTTTAGAGGCGATAGCTCTTGGCGCGGCGATTGATTGGTTTACGCAATTTGACTTTGATGCTGTTCATCAACATGAAATGGCAGTCTACCACCATGCTTTGGATGGTTTGCGTGATATTAATGCGTTTCGTTTACTTGGTGATGCATCTGAGAAAGGGCCGGTTTTAGCTTTTAATCTTGTGGGCGCTCATGCTCATGATGTGGCGCAAATTCTTGATAAATATGGCGTGGCTGTGCGGGCGGGGCAGCATTGTACCCAACCGCTAATGGAGCGTTTTGGTATACATAGTTCAGCACGCGCGAGTTTCGGCATTTATAATACATTAGATGAAGCAGACCGCCTTGTCGAAGCCGTTAAAAAAGCGACCCTCTTTTTATCTTAG
- the rpoH gene encoding RNA polymerase sigma factor RpoH yields MALSPEQGLNSYLQEIRKFPMLERDEEFMLAKSWIEDGNTQAAERMVTSHLRLVAKIAMGYRGYGLPIGEVISEGNVGLMQAVKKFDPDKGFRLSTYAMWWIRAAIQEYVLRSWSLVKMGTTAAQKKLFFNLRRLKGEMKAVEEGDLTPEHVEKIATTLNVKVDEVHSMNRRMSGGGDASLNVTIGGDDGTAEWQEWLTDESDSQEEVLGESQEHDERMELLQNAMADLNDRERDIIMKRRLSDSPMTLEDLASIYNVSRERIRQIEGRAFEKLQQAMLAASQSQGYIEA; encoded by the coding sequence ATGGCCCTATCGCCAGAACAAGGTTTAAACAGCTATCTTCAAGAAATTCGCAAGTTTCCAATGCTTGAGCGTGACGAAGAATTTATGCTGGCAAAAAGCTGGATTGAAGACGGAAACACGCAAGCGGCTGAACGTATGGTGACGTCACATTTGCGTTTAGTTGCTAAGATTGCGATGGGGTATCGTGGGTACGGACTACCAATCGGTGAAGTCATTTCTGAAGGCAATGTCGGTCTGATGCAAGCGGTTAAAAAATTCGACCCCGATAAAGGCTTCCGTCTGTCGACTTATGCCATGTGGTGGATTCGCGCCGCGATCCAAGAATATGTGCTACGGTCATGGTCTCTTGTTAAAATGGGAACAACAGCTGCTCAGAAGAAATTATTCTTCAATCTCAGGCGTTTAAAAGGGGAAATGAAAGCCGTTGAAGAAGGCGACCTAACTCCTGAACATGTCGAAAAAATCGCAACAACGTTAAATGTAAAAGTCGATGAAGTACATTCGATGAATCGGCGTATGTCTGGTGGTGGAGACGCATCCCTTAACGTCACAATTGGCGGGGATGATGGTACTGCTGAATGGCAGGAATGGCTTACGGATGAATCAGACTCTCAAGAAGAGGTTCTTGGTGAATCGCAAGAGCATGATGAGCGAATGGAACTTCTACAAAATGCTATGGCAGACCTGAATGACAGAGAACGCGATATAATTATGAAACGCCGCCTTTCCGATTCGCCCATGACGCTCGAAGATTTAGCGTCTATTTATAATGTAAGCCGTGAACGTATTCGCCAAATAGAAGGCCGCGCTTTTGAAAAGTTACAGCAAGCCATGCTAGCAGCATCTCAATCTCAAGGTTACATAGAGGCCTAA
- the sufC gene encoding Fe-S cluster assembly ATPase SufC: MLKINNLSASVDDGQKTILKGLSLEIPAGEVHAIMGPNGAGKSTLSYVLTGRDGYDVTGGTATLNGEGLLDMDPEERAAKGVFLSFQYPLEIPGVPTMTFLKTALNAQRKARGEEEMKAPEFLKKAKALAKELKIKPDMLKRPLNVGFSGGEKKRMEIFQMMMLEPNFIVMDETDSGLDVDALRIVADGVNKLRSPERGMLVITHYQRLLDYIVPDKVHVLTDGKIVASGDADFAKKLEVEGYDAYAA, encoded by the coding sequence ATGCTAAAAATAAACAATCTTTCCGCCTCCGTAGATGATGGGCAAAAAACTATCCTTAAAGGGCTCTCTCTTGAGATACCTGCGGGGGAGGTTCATGCGATTATGGGGCCTAATGGCGCGGGTAAATCTACGCTTTCATATGTCCTGACGGGCCGTGATGGTTATGACGTAACGGGCGGAACGGCCACACTTAATGGCGAAGGTCTTTTGGATATGGATCCCGAAGAGCGCGCCGCAAAAGGCGTGTTTTTGTCGTTTCAATATCCGCTGGAAATCCCCGGTGTGCCAACCATGACTTTCCTTAAAACCGCGCTCAATGCACAACGCAAAGCGCGCGGCGAGGAAGAAATGAAAGCGCCTGAGTTTTTGAAAAAAGCGAAAGCTCTAGCCAAAGAACTTAAGATAAAACCAGATATGTTGAAGCGTCCTTTAAACGTTGGTTTCTCGGGTGGTGAAAAGAAACGCATGGAAATTTTCCAGATGATGATGTTGGAGCCTAATTTTATCGTTATGGATGAGACAGATTCAGGACTTGACGTTGATGCGCTCCGTATCGTTGCGGATGGCGTAAATAAACTTCGCTCGCCAGAACGCGGTATGCTCGTCATTACCCATTACCAGCGACTGTTGGATTATATCGTTCCTGATAAAGTACACGTTCTAACGGATGGTAAAATCGTAGCTAGCGGCGATGCTGATTTTGCAAAGAAGCTCGAAGTTGAAGGTTATGACGCTTATGCCGCTTAA
- a CDS encoding MmcQ/YjbR family DNA-binding protein — MTLDEYNAYCSTFAFSEHVVQWGGSDVWKVDGKLFAVAYVKADGKLRVTFKASEIAFAILQEKEGVIPAPHLASRGMKWLQNIGVNGLSDSELRALISDSYDMAVQRLTKKRRKELGLGESE, encoded by the coding sequence ATGACCCTTGACGAGTACAATGCCTATTGTTCGACTTTCGCTTTTTCAGAACATGTAGTGCAATGGGGTGGATCTGATGTTTGGAAAGTTGATGGTAAGTTATTTGCCGTAGCTTATGTCAAAGCAGATGGGAAACTACGGGTGACGTTTAAAGCCTCTGAAATTGCCTTTGCCATATTACAGGAAAAAGAGGGGGTTATCCCGGCACCGCATTTAGCCTCGCGTGGTATGAAGTGGTTGCAAAATATTGGCGTAAATGGCTTGTCTGACAGTGAACTTCGCGCTCTGATTAGTGACAGTTATGATATGGCTGTTCAAAGACTGACTAAAAAACGCCGTAAAGAGTTAGGTCTAGGCGAAAGTGAGTGA
- a CDS encoding HesB/IscA family protein translates to MTEALTKTRSRRPRPKLVTLTDAAAEQVKSILAERDKGYLRVGVKNGGCAGMEYIMDYVPEIEKFDEVVEDNGVKIVVDAKAVLFILGSVVDYEVDILSSKFTFKNPNQTDACGCGESVTIVPAAF, encoded by the coding sequence ATGACCGAAGCTTTGACAAAGACACGTAGCCGGCGGCCTCGCCCGAAACTCGTCACATTGACGGATGCAGCGGCGGAGCAGGTAAAGTCTATTCTCGCAGAGCGTGATAAAGGCTATTTGCGTGTGGGCGTTAAAAACGGCGGCTGTGCAGGTATGGAATATATCATGGATTATGTACCTGAAATTGAAAAATTCGACGAAGTGGTTGAAGATAACGGCGTGAAAATTGTCGTGGATGCAAAAGCCGTCCTATTTATTCTTGGTTCTGTCGTCGATTATGAGGTCGATATCCTGTCCTCTAAATTCACTTTTAAAAACCCTAACCAGACGGATGCTTGCGGTTGCGGCGAAAGCGTTACGATTGTGCCTGCGGCGTTTTAG
- the sufD gene encoding Fe-S cluster assembly protein SufD, translating into MTLMPLKLDTLPTRRDEHWKWTDVRGRVTDGQKGLSVSGLPKFTLPDGVSVSESAVDEDDTNSPMAALARRFGGQVWTVDVPEGAAPQEPIVIEGFERGHVRIRLNIGKGAVVSVVEHYAAEDGAFCNADITINLGKGAELSRVQMQTDPADAVRVATTHVTAWGKAKLTQHMLGFGASLARFESRIAVMGTHCELTANGAYLLDDKRHIDLTSYIDLTTPDTLVRQAVKGVVTDKSRGVFQGKFHVRRPAQHTDAEMRHDALMLSDTAEIRSKPELEIYADDVACAHGNTIGALDESALFYMRQRGIPLKQARALLTEAFVAEAFDDLADEDLRESLLEKVRYWLETSQ; encoded by the coding sequence ATGACGCTTATGCCGCTTAAGCTGGATACGCTCCCAACCCGCCGAGATGAGCACTGGAAATGGACGGATGTGCGCGGCCGAGTGACAGACGGGCAAAAGGGCTTGTCTGTTTCGGGTTTGCCGAAATTTACACTACCAGACGGCGTAAGTGTTTCTGAATCGGCTGTAGATGAGGATGATACTAATAGCCCTATGGCCGCATTGGCTCGCCGCTTTGGAGGGCAGGTCTGGACGGTTGATGTCCCTGAAGGCGCCGCGCCGCAAGAGCCAATTGTGATTGAAGGTTTTGAGCGGGGTCATGTTCGCATTCGCCTTAATATTGGCAAAGGTGCAGTTGTGTCTGTCGTCGAACATTATGCCGCCGAAGACGGCGCATTTTGTAATGCCGATATCACGATTAATTTGGGGAAGGGCGCAGAACTGTCCCGCGTACAAATGCAAACTGATCCCGCCGATGCGGTTCGCGTGGCGACAACGCATGTTACGGCGTGGGGCAAGGCTAAACTAACCCAACATATGCTTGGCTTTGGCGCGTCTCTCGCGCGGTTTGAAAGCCGTATCGCTGTGATGGGAACGCATTGCGAGTTGACTGCTAATGGCGCTTATTTGCTTGATGACAAGCGGCATATCGATTTGACGAGCTATATTGATTTAACCACACCTGACACGCTTGTTCGCCAAGCCGTAAAAGGAGTCGTTACTGATAAATCTCGCGGTGTCTTCCAAGGCAAGTTTCATGTCCGCCGTCCAGCGCAGCATACAGATGCCGAAATGCGCCATGACGCTTTGATGCTGTCTGACACCGCCGAAATTCGGTCAAAGCCAGAGCTTGAAATCTATGCTGATGATGTGGCCTGCGCTCATGGGAATACCATTGGGGCACTAGATGAAAGCGCATTGTTTTACATGCGCCAGCGCGGAATACCTCTTAAACAGGCGAGGGCGCTCCTCACCGAAGCCTTTGTCGCTGAAGCCTTTGATGACCTCGCCGATGAAGATTTGCGGGAAAGCTTGCTAGAAAAGGTACGGTATTGGTTGGAGACAAGCCAATGA
- a CDS encoding hemerythrin domain-containing protein yields MDIYERLEQDHNKQRDLIKSIKKAELGSDELDKLWSEIKVELEAHASAEEQAFYSELMKDPDGTDETRHAVEEHQEMHEMIAELDIMDKSEDLWMKKFEKLAHKVIHHVDEEEADFFPKADKLFNKNEEKEMLKAFNERKPVEEKKQEAAA; encoded by the coding sequence ATGGATATTTACGAGCGTTTAGAACAAGATCACAACAAACAACGAGACTTGATAAAATCTATCAAAAAAGCCGAGTTGGGTTCGGATGAACTTGATAAACTCTGGTCAGAGATAAAAGTTGAACTCGAAGCTCACGCTTCGGCTGAGGAACAAGCCTTTTATTCTGAGCTTATGAAAGACCCTGATGGGACCGATGAAACTCGCCACGCTGTGGAAGAGCATCAAGAAATGCATGAGATGATAGCAGAGCTTGATATCATGGATAAATCTGAAGATTTATGGATGAAAAAATTCGAAAAACTTGCCCATAAGGTCATCCATCACGTTGATGAAGAAGAGGCTGATTTCTTTCCGAAAGCAGATAAGCTATTCAATAAAAATGAAGAAAAAGAAATGCTTAAAGCCTTTAATGAACGCAAACCTGTTGAAGAGAAGAAACAAGAAGCGGCTGCTTAA
- the sufB gene encoding Fe-S cluster assembly protein SufB, protein MSETVNVKDSIDQSTVDGVRSLEADKYKYGFDSDIEQEFAPKGLNEDIVRFISAKKEEPEWLLEWRLEAYRRWLELEEPKWAMVDYPEIDFQDMYYYASPKKKDGPKSLDEVDPEILEVYNKLGISLKEQEVLAGVEGAPKVAVDAVFDSVSVVTTFKEELAKKGVIFCSFSEAVKEHPDLVRKYMGSVVPVTDNYYATLNNAVFSDGSFVYIPPGVRCPMELSTYFRMNAQGTGQFERTLIIADKGSYVSYLEGCTAPMRDENQLHAAIVEIIVHEDAEVKYSTVQNWWPGDSEGKGGVYNFVTKRADCRGANSKVSWTQVETGSAVTWKYPSCILRGDNSQGEFYSIAITNGHQQADTGTKMIHLGKNTKSRVISKGISAGKSNSTYRGLVTAHRKAEGARNFTQCDSLLIGDLCGAHTVPYIESNVPSAQFEHEATTSKLSDDQLFYCRQRGLSEEDAVALLVNGFCRDVLQELPMEFAVEAQKLVAISLEGSVG, encoded by the coding sequence ATGTCCGAAACCGTAAACGTAAAAGACTCAATCGACCAATCCACTGTTGATGGTGTGCGCTCGCTTGAAGCTGACAAGTATAAATATGGCTTTGATAGTGATATCGAACAAGAGTTTGCGCCTAAGGGGCTAAACGAAGACATAGTTCGTTTTATTTCGGCTAAAAAAGAAGAGCCTGAGTGGTTGCTTGAATGGCGCCTAGAGGCTTATCGCCGTTGGCTTGAGCTCGAAGAGCCGAAATGGGCAATGGTCGATTACCCAGAAATTGATTTTCAGGACATGTATTATTATGCCTCACCAAAAAAGAAAGACGGCCCTAAATCTTTGGATGAAGTCGATCCTGAAATCCTAGAGGTTTATAACAAACTTGGTATATCACTCAAAGAGCAAGAAGTTCTTGCTGGTGTTGAGGGCGCTCCTAAAGTGGCTGTCGATGCGGTGTTTGACTCTGTTTCCGTAGTGACAACCTTCAAGGAAGAACTTGCTAAAAAAGGTGTGATTTTCTGTTCGTTTTCCGAAGCTGTTAAAGAACATCCAGATCTCGTTCGCAAATATATGGGCTCAGTTGTGCCTGTAACAGATAATTACTATGCGACGCTCAATAATGCAGTATTTTCTGATGGGTCATTCGTGTACATCCCACCTGGCGTGCGATGCCCTATGGAACTTTCCACGTATTTCCGTATGAATGCACAAGGGACAGGCCAGTTTGAACGCACACTGATTATTGCGGATAAAGGCTCTTATGTCTCTTATCTTGAGGGCTGTACGGCGCCAATGCGCGATGAAAATCAGCTTCATGCGGCAATCGTGGAAATTATTGTTCATGAAGACGCAGAAGTGAAATACTCGACCGTACAAAACTGGTGGCCGGGTGATAGCGAGGGCAAGGGCGGGGTTTATAACTTCGTGACCAAACGGGCGGATTGCCGCGGTGCCAATTCAAAAGTCTCATGGACGCAAGTCGAAACTGGCTCCGCTGTAACTTGGAAATACCCCAGCTGTATTTTGCGCGGCGATAATTCCCAAGGCGAATTTTACTCAATCGCGATTACGAATGGCCACCAACAGGCAGATACAGGTACGAAAATGATTCACCTTGGAAAGAACACAAAATCACGTGTGATTTCCAAAGGCATTAGTGCTGGTAAATCAAATTCAACTTATCGCGGCCTCGTTACGGCACATCGCAAAGCTGAAGGTGCGCGAAACTTTACGCAGTGCGATTCACTTCTCATCGGAGACCTTTGTGGCGCGCATACTGTGCCCTATATAGAGAGCAATGTTCCAAGTGCCCAATTTGAGCATGAAGCAACAACCTCCAAGCTTTCTGATGATCAGTTGTTCTATTGCCGACAGCGTGGATTATCTGAAGAAGATGCCGTTGCTTTGCTTGTGAACGGATTCTGTCGCGATGTTCTGCAAGAGCTACCTATGGAGTTTGCAGTTGAAGCACAAAAGCTAGTTGCCATTTCTCTTGAGGGGAGCGTCGGGTAA
- a CDS encoding acyl-CoA desaturase: MTPRSLTIPRNFKTLSLGSLFSAVIYPLIGVVLVLSLVSIGAFVQNLNMAWWYIPLGLGVMALSIFVCNAGIGPLHRVMQHKAGDLSAPAQILTMLNLIIAMQGTVREWVNYHSQHHRFADKPGDPHNPFEGKFWAWIGWILWRDENDGRRPMAMWLRGHPIVVWMDKFYHSLSIGVHLGVPAVVYLIVWLSGGSLLLTGILHGCVIIGRAIQFHATTYGINVLGHMPTPKWADYAMALLTGGEAFHDHHHDEPQSALHLPRKGFWNRVFDYNGTILLGLEKLGWVKDLKIAPRFT, encoded by the coding sequence ATGACACCGCGTTCACTTACGATTCCTCGGAACTTCAAAACTCTGAGCTTGGGTAGTCTATTTTCAGCCGTTATTTATCCATTGATTGGTGTTGTATTGGTGCTGAGTTTGGTTTCAATCGGCGCGTTTGTGCAAAATTTGAATATGGCTTGGTGGTATATTCCACTCGGTTTGGGCGTTATGGCACTATCAATATTTGTGTGTAATGCGGGAATTGGGCCGCTTCACCGCGTTATGCAGCACAAAGCAGGGGATCTAAGTGCGCCAGCGCAAATTCTTACGATGTTAAACCTTATCATTGCTATGCAAGGTACGGTGCGAGAGTGGGTAAATTATCATAGTCAACACCATCGTTTTGCTGACAAGCCTGGGGATCCACACAATCCGTTTGAAGGAAAATTTTGGGCGTGGATTGGTTGGATATTGTGGCGTGATGAGAATGACGGTCGGCGCCCTATGGCAATGTGGCTAAGGGGGCATCCTATCGTAGTTTGGATGGATAAGTTTTATCATTCACTTTCAATTGGTGTGCATTTAGGTGTTCCGGCTGTTGTGTATCTCATCGTCTGGTTAAGTGGGGGTTCGCTCCTATTGACAGGCATATTACATGGATGCGTTATTATTGGACGCGCTATTCAATTTCATGCGACCACCTATGGCATTAATGTTTTGGGGCATATGCCTACGCCTAAATGGGCAGATTATGCCATGGCGTTATTGACCGGCGGAGAGGCTTTTCACGATCATCATCATGATGAGCCGCAATCTGCCCTTCATTTGCCCCGCAAAGGCTTTTGGAACCGTGTGTTCGATTATAACGGGACTATATTGCTAGGGTTAGAAAAACTCGGCTGGGTGAAAGATTTGAAAATCGCTCCAAGATTTACTTGA
- a CDS encoding SUF system Fe-S cluster assembly protein: MTDRQRQAEEMANAQIPGLTSENENGTVAAKRDVLDVSGAPTTPPTDAEIARITTDVIDQLKSVYDPEIPVDIYELGLIYKVELEDDRLLRVDMTLTAPGCPVAGEMPIWVRDACAIVDGVRDVDVQMTFDPPWTPDRMSEEAKLELNML; the protein is encoded by the coding sequence ATGACAGACAGACAGCGCCAAGCCGAAGAAATGGCGAATGCGCAAATCCCAGGTTTGACCTCTGAGAATGAAAACGGCACTGTGGCCGCTAAACGTGATGTGCTAGATGTATCAGGCGCGCCGACAACACCGCCGACTGATGCTGAGATTGCACGCATTACAACTGATGTAATTGACCAGCTTAAATCCGTATATGACCCTGAAATCCCCGTTGATATTTACGAGCTGGGACTGATCTATAAGGTGGAGTTGGAAGATGATCGGCTCTTACGTGTTGATATGACTCTAACGGCCCCAGGATGCCCTGTTGCAGGCGAAATGCCAATTTGGGTGCGTGATGCTTGCGCCATCGTTGACGGTGTTCGCGACGTGGATGTGCAAATGACGTTCGATCCGCCATGGACGCCCGATCGCATGTCCGAAGAGGCGAAATTAGAATTGAACATGCTTTAG
- a CDS encoding Rid family hydrolase, with protein MTKKATRKFIQLSEGEKNYAMSRAVVQGDWCFVSGTMGYDYKKQELPESAAQQTMNTFTNIRQALDAAGFELGHTIRVQYTVSDRKYVKEVLPIIKKHFDNILPAATMIIADMVDPAGKIEIEVTAYKGT; from the coding sequence ATGACTAAAAAAGCAACGCGTAAATTCATACAGCTTAGCGAAGGCGAGAAAAATTACGCTATGTCACGTGCAGTTGTACAGGGCGATTGGTGTTTTGTCTCTGGCACCATGGGCTATGACTATAAAAAACAAGAATTGCCCGAATCCGCAGCACAACAAACGATGAATACTTTTACTAATATTCGTCAGGCACTTGACGCCGCTGGGTTTGAGCTCGGTCATACCATCCGCGTACAGTACACTGTGTCTGATCGTAAATATGTCAAAGAAGTCTTGCCAATTATCAAGAAACATTTCGACAACATCTTGCCTGCTGCAACAATGATTATTGCTGATATGGTTGATCCTGCTGGAAAGATCGAAATTGAAGTGACGGCGTATAAAGGGACGTAA